AGATCGCTCTGCAGCGGCGTTGTGAGCATCCTGGTCGATGCTAGCGCGCTCCGGCCACCTCGGCAAGCCCGAGGGCCGCAGGCCTGCTAGCGGCGGCCGCCCGCCATTCGGAGGGATTCTGGTGACGAGCGAAGCCGGGCCATGGCGAGCACGCCCAAGGCCGGCCCCAGGGCCAGCATGGCGAAGGCCCAGCTCCACCCGACCATGCGCACCACCGGCGGGATGAGCCAGATGGAGACCATGGTCAGCGCGAAGCCCACGCAGGTCTGCGCTGTGAGCGCGGTGCCCACGTAGACGGGCGGGGAGAGCTCCGTCACTGCCGTCGAGAACTGGGCCGAGTCGGCGATCACCGTGATGCCCCAGAACACGGCGAGAGCGAACGTGAGCGCCGGCGGCCCGCCGAACGAGAGACCGATCATCGCCGCGCAGAGGCCTGAGAGCGCCATGGCCGCCATCGTGAGCGCGGTCCTGCCCCAGCGGTCGGCGAGCGCGCCGCCTGCGTAGGCGCCGAACGCGCCGCCCAGCCCCATGGCGACGAAGGTCGCCGCCGGGGCGTTGAGCCCCAGGTAGCTGCCGCCGCCGCGGGCCTCGAGGCTCGCGGCCAGGAAGACGCCGAGCCAGGCCCACATCGGGTAGAGCTCCCACATGTGACCGAAGTAACCGAAGCACGCCAGGCGCGGTCCGCGCCCGCGAAAGACGGCGCCCGCCATGCGCAGATCGAAGCGCGCGGGCGGGAAGCGGTCGGGGCCCTCGGTGACGCAGAGCCAGACGAGCGCCGCCGCCGCGAGCGAGAGCCCCGAGGCCGCGAGCAGGGTCCCGCGCCAGGGCAGGTCGGTCATGCCGCGAATCAGGTGCGGCGCGGCCGAGCCCACGGTGAGCGCGCCCACGAGAATGCCGATGGCGAGCCCGCGCCCCTCGCGGAACCATGTGGCGACGATCTTCATGGCCGGCGGATAGGCGCCC
This genomic window from Candidatus Methylomirabilota bacterium contains:
- a CDS encoding MFS transporter, with amino-acid sequence MADPAQGRWRALFFLSLAELGALSLWFSAAAVLPALSREWDLGDGGRAGLTIAVQAGFILGTLGSALANLPDIVSPRLLMLWSAVAGAALNGALALWIESLTPALVLRFATGLCMAGAYPPAMKIVATWFREGRGLAIGILVGALTVGSAAPHLIRGMTDLPWRGTLLAASGLSLAAAALVWLCVTEGPDRFPPARFDLRMAGAVFRGRGPRLACFGYFGHMWELYPMWAWLGVFLAASLEARGGGSYLGLNAPAATFVAMGLGGAFGAYAGGALADRWGRTALTMAAMALSGLCAAMIGLSFGGPPALTFALAVFWGITVIADSAQFSTAVTELSPPVYVGTALTAQTCVGFALTMVSIWLIPPVVRMVGWSWAFAMLALGPALGVLAMARLRSSPESLRMAGGRR